Proteins encoded within one genomic window of Brachybacterium sp. P6-10-X1:
- a CDS encoding DUF5998 family protein: MTTALPADLLTELETAGYFPQTAAQSVQRSLHGGRPLAHLVRPETTFDGPEVRRHLTILVLTATHLLVTHLDDDPADALNPSQVVSTTERVRLKGIFSTGISQVFDTDGQRTPGRESEITLGITWNGSRRVDLERAVCEDPNCQVDHGYTGTISPSDLALRVSALADGDDAVEAALRFHAELVDAIDAADA, encoded by the coding sequence ATGACCACCGCTCTCCCCGCTGATCTGCTCACGGAGCTCGAGACCGCCGGATACTTCCCGCAGACGGCCGCCCAGAGCGTGCAGCGCTCCCTGCACGGCGGGCGTCCGCTCGCTCATCTCGTGCGCCCCGAGACCACCTTCGACGGCCCCGAGGTGCGCCGCCATCTCACCATCCTCGTCCTGACCGCGACCCACCTGCTGGTCACCCATCTCGACGACGACCCGGCGGACGCCCTGAACCCCTCCCAAGTGGTCTCGACGACCGAACGGGTGCGGCTGAAGGGCATCTTCTCCACCGGCATCTCGCAGGTCTTCGACACCGACGGTCAACGCACCCCCGGCCGGGAGTCCGAGATCACTCTCGGCATCACCTGGAACGGCAGCCGTCGGGTCGATCTCGAGCGGGCCGTCTGCGAGGACCCGAACTGCCAGGTCGACCACGGGTACACCGGGACGATCTCCCCCTCGGACCTCGCGCTGCGCGTCAGTGCGCTGGCCGACGGGGACGACGCGGTCGAGGCGGCCCTGCGCTTCCACGCGGAGCTGGTCGACGCCATCGACGCGGCCGACGCCTGA
- a CDS encoding alkaline phosphatase family protein: MADQGPAPDPASAPGPARALERTSEPWADWPPDLLPPPFADGARPGQLDVIEPLLSAPEPGRDLVVVLDGVGSDLLVEHRALTPTLRRLEGSTTRVRTVSPSTTATAMVSLHTGLPPLVHGVLGYLTHDPDSGRAINQLIGDPAVDPRRWMPEATPVERGDRRAVQVAPAKHAGSHLSGVAYRGWEFLGHGRGDRVDAVRTALHRAGPDGIVHLHVDDVDHAGHRHGVDSEAWRTALAEVDALVGTLLRRLPRGTRIHLTADHGMVDTAPEATVDLADHPGLQRLVATVAGESRALALRAVAGQGAAAELADGLQDMLGERALVLPRAEVLASALLGPAGAPVPARVQGRLPDVLVLARGRWSVDDYSRRPDTARALIGVHGSLTPAESWVPLLRASV, encoded by the coding sequence GTGGCTGACCAGGGACCGGCTCCCGACCCGGCGAGCGCGCCGGGCCCCGCCCGAGCGCTCGAGCGGACGTCCGAGCCGTGGGCCGACTGGCCTCCGGACCTGCTGCCCCCGCCCTTCGCCGACGGTGCGCGGCCGGGGCAGCTCGACGTGATCGAACCTCTGCTGTCGGCCCCGGAGCCCGGCCGCGACCTGGTCGTCGTGCTCGACGGGGTGGGTTCGGACCTGCTGGTCGAGCACCGAGCCCTCACCCCCACCCTGCGTCGCCTCGAGGGGAGCACGACCCGGGTGCGCACCGTGTCCCCCTCGACCACAGCGACGGCGATGGTCTCCCTGCACACCGGTCTCCCGCCGTTGGTGCACGGCGTGCTCGGGTACCTCACCCATGATCCGGACAGCGGCCGCGCCATCAACCAGCTGATCGGGGACCCTGCCGTCGATCCCCGTCGCTGGATGCCCGAGGCCACCCCGGTCGAGCGCGGCGACCGCCGCGCCGTCCAGGTGGCTCCCGCCAAGCACGCGGGCTCCCACCTCAGCGGCGTCGCCTACCGCGGCTGGGAGTTCCTCGGGCACGGCCGCGGCGACCGTGTCGACGCGGTGCGCACTGCCCTGCACCGGGCGGGACCGGACGGCATCGTCCATCTGCACGTCGACGACGTCGATCACGCCGGGCACCGCCACGGCGTCGACAGCGAGGCCTGGCGCACGGCGCTCGCCGAGGTGGACGCCCTCGTGGGCACGCTGCTGCGACGGCTGCCGCGCGGCACCCGGATCCATCTGACGGCCGACCACGGCATGGTCGACACGGCGCCGGAGGCGACCGTCGACCTGGCGGACCATCCAGGCCTGCAGCGCCTGGTCGCCACGGTGGCGGGGGAGTCCCGGGCCCTCGCGCTGCGAGCGGTCGCCGGGCAGGGCGCGGCGGCGGAGCTCGCGGACGGCCTGCAGGACATGCTGGGTGAACGAGCGCTGGTGCTCCCGCGCGCCGAGGTCCTCGCCTCCGCGCTGCTGGGCCCGGCCGGGGCCCCGGTGCCGGCCCGGGTCCAGGGGCGGCTCCCCGACGTGCTGGTCCTGGCGAGGGGTCGCTGGAGCGTCGACGACTACTCGCGACGACCGGACACCGCCCGTGCGCTCATCGGGGTGCATGGCTCTCTGACCCCGGCCGAGAGCTGGGTGCCGCTGCTGCGCGCGAGCGTCTGA
- the sepH gene encoding septation protein SepH yields the protein MRELELDGIHDDGEHVILVDSDGERYTLRIDKALRAAVRTDRPALGMIQAADAAPLRPREIQAMLRSGRSAEDISEAAEIPLDHVRRYEGPVLAEREFTAQRARSFPVGRGGPSLDHVVAERLAAREATDETAWDAWRRTDGSWTLELTFSAGGRTRQAHWVADLDNRSVAPVDDEARWISDEDAPPEPARGRGRLQAVKSSVYDVEADGAFDERPAGPRRRTPWSDHHPISEDHPSTLDEGELDALNARRGLRSVPPPEDDSATVWSSLDEDPAEEGAGSVARGDAAPAAADAGASAPSAQEVDGELEDSDREAQLEHADAPESASAEDDADPAADAAAQEADAPSGEDEEAGPAADEIRYQDTVDLTPLPGFDEPAGASPSPRGEDEKATKSSSSPTPGRSKSRSKRASMPSWDEIVFGSKHD from the coding sequence ATGCGCGAGCTCGAACTCGACGGGATCCATGACGACGGGGAGCATGTGATCCTGGTCGACTCGGACGGCGAGCGGTACACGCTGCGCATCGACAAGGCCCTCCGGGCCGCGGTGCGCACGGACCGGCCGGCCCTGGGCATGATCCAGGCCGCCGACGCGGCACCCCTGCGCCCCCGGGAGATCCAGGCGATGCTCCGCTCCGGGCGCAGCGCGGAAGACATCTCCGAGGCCGCCGAGATCCCGCTGGACCACGTGCGCCGCTACGAGGGTCCCGTGCTGGCCGAGCGCGAGTTCACCGCCCAGCGCGCCCGCTCCTTCCCCGTCGGCCGCGGCGGTCCCAGCCTCGACCATGTCGTCGCCGAGCGGCTGGCGGCCCGTGAGGCCACCGACGAGACCGCCTGGGACGCCTGGCGCCGCACCGACGGCAGCTGGACCCTGGAGCTGACCTTCTCCGCCGGCGGCCGGACCCGCCAGGCCCACTGGGTCGCCGACCTGGACAACCGCTCGGTCGCACCGGTGGACGACGAGGCCCGCTGGATCAGCGACGAGGACGCCCCGCCCGAGCCCGCCCGCGGCCGCGGGCGATTGCAGGCGGTCAAGAGCTCGGTGTACGACGTGGAGGCCGACGGCGCCTTCGACGAGCGACCGGCCGGGCCGCGCCGTCGCACCCCGTGGTCCGACCACCACCCGATCTCCGAGGATCACCCCTCGACCCTGGACGAGGGCGAGCTCGACGCGCTGAACGCCCGGCGCGGCCTTCGGTCCGTGCCCCCGCCCGAGGACGACTCCGCGACGGTCTGGTCGAGCCTCGACGAGGACCCCGCGGAGGAGGGCGCCGGGTCTGTCGCCCGCGGCGACGCGGCCCCCGCCGCCGCGGACGCCGGGGCCTCCGCCCCGAGCGCACAGGAGGTCGACGGAGAACTCGAGGACTCCGACCGCGAGGCCCAGCTGGAGCACGCCGACGCCCCGGAGTCCGCGTCGGCCGAGGACGACGCCGACCCGGCCGCGGACGCCGCCGCGCAGGAGGCCGACGCCCCCTCCGGCGAGGACGAGGAGGCCGGCCCGGCCGCGGACGAGATCCGATACCAGGACACCGTCGACCTCACTCCCCTGCCGGGCTTCGACGAACCCGCGGGGGCCTCTCCCTCGCCGCGTGGTGAGGACGAGAAGGCGACGAAGTCCTCGTCGTCCCCCACCCCGGGGCGGTCGAAGTCGAGGAGCAAGCGCGCCTCGATGCCCAGCTGGGACGAGATCGTGTTCGGCTCCAAGCACGACTGA
- a CDS encoding DUF4193 domain-containing protein, producing the protein MATDYDAPRKNDDESSDDSIEELKGRRNEAAAPTVDEDEAEAADSYELPGADLSGEELSVRVLPRQADEFTCASCFLVKHRSQIDHVEGTLIICKECAAA; encoded by the coding sequence ATGGCCACTGATTACGACGCCCCGCGCAAGAACGACGACGAATCCAGCGATGACTCGATCGAGGAGCTGAAGGGCCGCCGGAACGAAGCGGCGGCCCCGACGGTCGACGAGGACGAGGCGGAGGCGGCGGACTCGTACGAGCTCCCCGGCGCCGACCTCTCCGGCGAGGAGCTCTCGGTGCGGGTGCTTCCCCGCCAGGCCGATGAGTTCACCTGCGCGAGCTGCTTCCTCGTGAAGCACCGCAGCCAGATCGATCACGTCGAGGGCACGCTCATCATCTGCAAGGAGTGCGCCGCCGCCTGA
- a CDS encoding DUF3093 domain-containing protein, producing MSVTPDPGPTSSSRKQPASTSDPTGQQPLFRERLLPSPGAWIVVVALGSIVGLVMIPINLTLAIVVAIVCVVIAIVLAVLYSPVLEVAGGRFRLGRAQIEVSLLGEPEVLTGEDWQRTIGQDFEPLAHHCVRGWAHSGIRVEVLDAADPTSAWVATTRRPDDLALALRTARHGR from the coding sequence ATGTCCGTCACACCCGATCCCGGCCCGACCTCCTCGTCCCGGAAGCAGCCCGCGTCGACCTCGGATCCCACGGGGCAGCAGCCCCTTTTCCGGGAGCGGCTGCTGCCCAGCCCCGGGGCCTGGATCGTCGTGGTGGCCCTCGGATCGATCGTCGGGCTGGTCATGATCCCGATCAACCTCACCCTCGCGATCGTGGTCGCGATCGTCTGCGTCGTGATCGCGATCGTCCTCGCGGTGCTCTACTCCCCCGTGCTGGAGGTCGCCGGGGGCCGTTTCCGGCTCGGACGGGCGCAGATCGAGGTCTCCCTGCTGGGTGAGCCCGAGGTGCTGACGGGCGAGGACTGGCAGCGCACCATCGGTCAGGACTTCGAACCGCTCGCCCACCATTGCGTGCGCGGATGGGCGCACTCCGGGATCCGCGTCGAGGTGCTCGATGCGGCCGATCCCACCAGCGCCTGGGTCGCCACCACCCGCCGGCCCGACGATCTCGCGCTCGCCCTGCGCACCGCACGGCACGGCCGCTGA
- the dut gene encoding dUTP diphosphatase — protein MPAEPDTPETDPAGAPAPEGERTLRIRPAPGAAMPRRAHADDAGLDLTSAEDLEIPAGGRALVDTGISLALPPGTVGLVCPRSGLAAKHGITVLNGPGIVDAGYRGPIKVALHNTDPSEPFGLRVGDRIAQLVVVPVLAPALQEVDDLDATERAASGFGSSGGFGTAPATAGADETTEG, from the coding sequence ATGCCTGCTGAGCCCGACACCCCGGAGACCGACCCCGCCGGCGCGCCCGCTCCCGAGGGGGAACGGACCCTGCGCATCCGTCCCGCCCCCGGCGCCGCGATGCCGCGACGCGCCCACGCCGACGACGCCGGACTGGACCTGACCAGTGCCGAGGACCTCGAGATCCCCGCCGGCGGACGCGCGCTGGTGGACACCGGCATCTCGCTGGCCCTGCCCCCCGGCACCGTGGGGCTGGTCTGTCCCCGCTCGGGATTGGCCGCGAAGCACGGGATCACGGTGCTGAACGGTCCCGGTATCGTGGATGCCGGATATCGCGGGCCGATCAAGGTCGCCCTGCACAACACCGACCCGTCCGAGCCGTTCGGACTGCGGGTCGGCGACCGCATCGCCCAGCTGGTCGTGGTGCCCGTGCTGGCGCCGGCGCTGCAGGAGGTCGACGACCTCGACGCCACCGAGCGCGCCGCTTCGGGCTTCGGCTCCAGCGGCGGATTCGGCACCGCCCCGGCCACCGCCGGGGCCGACGAGACCACGGAGGGATGA
- a CDS encoding DUF3710 domain-containing protein — MGLFSRTKRQDRDGPTSPEEADDLVPEGAEPADEESGTTSADEGEEVAEAPAPEQERPEHLEDGPYDEADAPEEDRIDLGGLRVPTIDSMELRMEVDQRSSAVTGANLVIGGSSLQVQAFAAPKSRGLWDEVRTSLRDSVVKQGGTAETRDGVFGTELITRLPVKRTDGRTGYRPARFLGIDGPRWFLRAILTGKALGDPEQSRTFETLVSRLVVVRGGEAMAPQELIPLNLPGQRPGLGQIGAGPLDPLARGPEITEVG, encoded by the coding sequence ATGGGACTGTTCTCCCGCACGAAGCGACAGGACCGAGACGGTCCCACGAGCCCCGAGGAGGCGGACGACCTCGTCCCCGAGGGGGCCGAGCCGGCCGACGAGGAATCCGGGACGACGTCCGCTGACGAGGGCGAGGAGGTCGCGGAGGCTCCCGCCCCTGAGCAGGAGCGCCCCGAGCATCTCGAGGACGGGCCCTATGACGAGGCGGACGCCCCCGAGGAGGACCGCATCGACCTCGGCGGCCTGCGGGTGCCGACGATCGACAGCATGGAGCTGCGCATGGAGGTCGACCAGCGCAGCAGCGCCGTCACCGGCGCGAACCTGGTCATCGGCGGATCCTCCCTGCAGGTCCAGGCCTTCGCCGCCCCCAAGTCCCGCGGGCTGTGGGACGAGGTGCGCACCTCGCTGCGCGACTCTGTCGTCAAGCAGGGCGGGACGGCCGAGACCCGCGACGGCGTCTTCGGGACCGAGCTGATCACGCGCCTCCCCGTCAAGCGCACCGACGGACGCACCGGATATCGCCCCGCCCGCTTCCTGGGCATCGACGGGCCGCGCTGGTTCCTGCGGGCGATCCTCACCGGCAAGGCGCTCGGCGACCCGGAGCAGTCGAGGACGTTCGAGACCCTGGTCTCCCGGCTCGTCGTCGTCCGCGGCGGCGAGGCGATGGCGCCCCAGGAGCTGATTCCGCTGAATCTGCCCGGCCAGCGCCCGGGACTGGGCCAGATCGGAGCCGGCCCGTTGGACCCGCTGGCCCGCGGCCCCGAGATCACCGAGGTCGGATGA
- a CDS encoding DUF3159 domain-containing protein has product MSSAPEGAGSSSPSSESPSGPGSSASDPAEPDGAASDAGPAAARGLGGVLRQEQFSVADAIGGPRGIIESALPTLLFIVLFVATGSVTAASVTAVAVVAGFLLVRIVQRQSPSTVLGGLIGVGLGAVLAIRSGDGTDFYAPGIAINAVTLLILLISLIARRPLIGLVIGVLDARVQDWSADRDARAVYTRATLLFVALYAAKLAVQVPLLLTGHVAALGVAKLAMGLPAFAVIAYLVWLMHRALLARRDRG; this is encoded by the coding sequence ATGAGCTCGGCACCCGAGGGCGCCGGGTCCTCGAGCCCCTCCTCCGAATCCCCCAGCGGGCCCGGCAGTTCGGCGAGCGACCCGGCCGAGCCCGACGGCGCGGCCTCGGACGCCGGCCCGGCCGCGGCCCGCGGCCTCGGCGGCGTCCTGCGCCAGGAGCAGTTCTCGGTCGCCGACGCGATCGGCGGGCCCCGCGGGATCATCGAGTCGGCGCTGCCCACACTGCTGTTCATCGTCCTGTTCGTCGCCACCGGTTCGGTGACGGCGGCCTCCGTGACGGCCGTCGCCGTCGTCGCGGGGTTCCTGCTGGTGCGCATCGTGCAGCGGCAGAGCCCCTCCACCGTGCTCGGCGGGCTGATCGGGGTCGGCCTCGGGGCCGTGCTCGCGATCCGCTCCGGCGACGGCACCGACTTCTACGCCCCCGGCATCGCCATCAACGCGGTGACGCTGCTGATCCTCCTGATCTCCCTGATCGCCCGGCGACCCCTGATCGGCCTGGTGATCGGCGTGCTGGATGCCCGGGTCCAGGACTGGTCCGCGGACCGCGACGCCCGCGCCGTCTACACCCGGGCGACGCTGCTGTTCGTCGCGCTGTACGCGGCGAAGCTCGCCGTCCAGGTCCCGCTGCTGCTGACCGGGCACGTCGCCGCGCTGGGCGTGGCCAAGCTCGCGATGGGCCTGCCCGCCTTCGCGGTGATCGCCTACCTGGTCTGGCTGATGCACCGCGCATTGCTGGCCCGCCGCGACCGCGGGTGA
- a CDS encoding class I SAM-dependent RNA methyltransferase, whose translation MSTDPRRMPSTPTVPGRLLTLTVGPPAAGGTFVARHEGRVVFVRGTAPGETVTARLLDDPEKQADARFWRAEAIDVLEAGVDRVPTVWEEASVDGVGGAEWAHIALPAQRRIASEVMQELLRRAGVTSYPIEDVQVEPAPHDIDGLSSRTRVRFAVDGHGRVGMRPWRSHEVRDAGENPLAAAAIRDLRLGEWTAPEGTEAIDAVAPSAGPASVVLIGRELDPAAVEIPESWGDADVAVRTGRGLVPLRGDGTVHERVGERMFTVSATGFWQGHRRAAELLTEVVETTLRAPRGGTAWDLYGGVGLFAATAAEQVGPDGAVITIEGNRRASQLAGENLEDLAQVSTATADVVDWVRARHGGVDVAVLDPPRTGAGVELMGLLARAVRQRIVYVSCEPSTLARDLAAIEKAGWKIVDLRAFDLFPHTHHVESVTVLERA comes from the coding sequence ATGAGCACGGACCCCCGACGAATGCCGAGCACCCCGACCGTGCCGGGCCGACTTCTCACCCTCACCGTCGGACCGCCTGCGGCGGGGGGCACCTTCGTCGCCCGGCACGAGGGCCGCGTGGTCTTCGTGCGCGGGACCGCCCCGGGGGAGACGGTCACGGCCCGCCTGCTGGATGACCCCGAGAAGCAGGCCGACGCCCGCTTCTGGCGGGCCGAGGCGATCGACGTGCTCGAGGCCGGGGTGGACCGGGTGCCGACCGTCTGGGAGGAGGCCTCCGTCGACGGCGTCGGCGGGGCCGAGTGGGCGCACATCGCCCTTCCCGCCCAGCGGCGCATCGCCAGCGAGGTGATGCAGGAGCTGCTGCGGCGGGCCGGGGTGACCAGCTACCCCATCGAGGACGTCCAGGTCGAGCCCGCGCCCCATGACATCGACGGGCTCTCCTCCCGCACCCGGGTGCGCTTCGCCGTGGACGGCCACGGCCGCGTCGGGATGCGGCCGTGGCGCTCCCACGAGGTCCGCGACGCCGGGGAGAACCCGCTCGCGGCCGCCGCGATCCGTGACCTGCGCCTGGGGGAGTGGACCGCCCCCGAGGGCACCGAGGCGATCGACGCCGTCGCCCCCTCGGCCGGACCCGCCTCCGTGGTGCTGATCGGTCGTGAGCTCGATCCCGCCGCGGTCGAGATCCCCGAGAGCTGGGGCGATGCGGACGTGGCCGTGCGCACCGGGCGCGGACTGGTCCCCCTGCGCGGCGACGGCACCGTGCACGAGCGGGTCGGCGAGCGGATGTTCACCGTGAGCGCCACCGGTTTCTGGCAGGGCCACCGTCGAGCCGCCGAACTGCTGACCGAGGTGGTCGAGACCACCCTTCGCGCTCCGCGCGGCGGCACCGCCTGGGACCTCTACGGCGGGGTCGGGCTGTTCGCCGCGACCGCCGCCGAGCAGGTCGGCCCCGATGGCGCCGTGATCACGATCGAGGGCAACCGGCGCGCCTCCCAGCTCGCGGGGGAGAACCTCGAGGACCTGGCCCAGGTCTCCACGGCCACGGCCGACGTCGTCGACTGGGTGCGCGCCCGCCACGGCGGCGTGGACGTGGCGGTGCTGGACCCGCCCCGCACCGGGGCCGGGGTCGAGCTGATGGGCTTGCTGGCCCGCGCCGTCCGCCAGCGCATCGTTTACGTCTCCTGCGAGCCCTCGACCCTCGCCCGCGATCTCGCCGCGATCGAGAAGGCGGGGTGGAAGATCGTCGACCTGCGCGCCTTCGACCTCTTCCCGCACACCCACCACGTGGAATCGGTGACGGTGCTCGAACGCGCCTGA
- the acnA gene encoding aconitate hydratase AcnA: MSTADSFSAKQDLTVGGTDYEIFALDAVEGADKLPYSLKILLENLLRTEDGANITADHVRALAAWDPTADPSVEIQFTPGRVIMQDFTGVPCVVDLATMREAMQDLGGDPEKINPLAPAEMVIDHSVMIDVAGRLDALEKNMELEYERNRERYQFLRWGQTAFDDFKVVPPGTGIVHQVNIEYLARTVMTREVPNAAGDGAVLRAYPDSCVGTDSHTTMVNGLGVLGWGVGGIEAEAAMLGQPVSMLTPRVVGFKLTGEIPPAATATDVVLTITEMLREHGAVGKFVEFYGDGVAQVPLANRATIGNMSPEFGSTCAIFPVDEVTVDYLRLTGRSEEQLALVESYAKRQGLWHDPSKEAAYSEYLELDLSTVVPSIAGPKRPQDRIVLSKAKDSFREVLPTYASHHEPTGNGTDTTGTFPASDPAAQDSDNDSGGKAPEHQHVVGRASNPAQVAGQDYSIDHGIVSIASITSCTNTSNPSVMMAAGLLARNAADRGLTSKPWVKTSMAPGSQVVTNYYTRAGLWPALEELGFHLVGYGCTTCIGNSGPLDPEISDAIAEKDLAVTAVLSGNRNFEGRINPDVKMNYLASPPLVIAYALAGTMDFDFENDPLGQDKDGGDVYLRDIWPSPTEVEKVIGESISQEMFTEDYKDVFTGDERWRNLDTPEGATFAWDQESTYVRKPPYFEGMGAAPEPITDVEGARVLVKVGDSTTTDHISPAGAIKLDSPAGRYLQEHGVARKDFNSYGSRRGNHEVMIRGTFANIRIRNQLLDGVEGGYTKNFLTGEQEFIYDAAQAYAEQSIPLVVLAGKEYGTGSSRDWAAKGTKLLGVEVVIAESFERIHRSNLIGMGVLPLQFPEGETAESLGLDGTETFSVTGVTALNEGTVPKTVAVLATKEDGTEVRFDAVVRIDTPGEADYFRNGGILQYVLRQLVTAA, from the coding sequence GTGAGCACAGCCGACTCATTCTCCGCGAAGCAGGATCTCACCGTCGGCGGGACCGACTACGAGATCTTCGCGCTCGACGCCGTCGAGGGCGCCGACAAGCTTCCCTACAGCCTCAAGATCCTGCTCGAGAACCTCCTGCGCACGGAGGACGGCGCCAACATCACCGCCGATCACGTGCGGGCACTGGCGGCCTGGGACCCGACGGCGGACCCGTCGGTCGAGATCCAGTTCACCCCCGGTCGCGTGATCATGCAGGACTTCACCGGCGTGCCCTGCGTCGTCGACCTGGCCACCATGCGCGAGGCGATGCAGGACCTCGGGGGCGACCCCGAGAAGATCAACCCCCTGGCCCCCGCCGAGATGGTCATCGACCACTCGGTGATGATCGACGTGGCCGGTCGCCTCGACGCGCTCGAGAAGAACATGGAACTGGAGTACGAGCGCAACCGCGAGCGCTACCAGTTCCTGCGCTGGGGCCAGACCGCCTTCGACGACTTCAAGGTCGTCCCCCCGGGCACCGGCATCGTCCACCAGGTCAACATCGAGTACCTGGCCCGCACCGTCATGACCCGCGAGGTCCCGAACGCCGCGGGCGACGGCGCCGTCCTGCGCGCCTACCCGGACTCCTGCGTCGGCACCGACTCCCACACCACCATGGTCAACGGCCTGGGCGTGCTGGGCTGGGGCGTCGGCGGCATCGAGGCCGAGGCCGCGATGCTCGGCCAGCCGGTCTCCATGCTGACCCCCCGCGTGGTCGGCTTCAAGCTCACCGGCGAGATCCCGCCCGCCGCCACCGCGACGGACGTGGTCCTGACGATCACCGAGATGCTCCGCGAGCACGGCGCGGTCGGCAAGTTCGTCGAGTTCTACGGCGACGGCGTCGCCCAGGTCCCGCTCGCCAACCGCGCGACCATCGGCAACATGAGCCCCGAGTTCGGCTCGACCTGCGCGATCTTCCCGGTCGACGAGGTCACCGTCGACTACCTGCGGCTCACCGGCCGCAGCGAGGAGCAGCTCGCGCTGGTCGAGTCCTACGCCAAGCGCCAGGGTCTGTGGCACGACCCCTCGAAGGAGGCCGCCTACTCGGAGTACCTCGAGCTGGACCTGTCCACCGTGGTGCCCTCGATCGCCGGTCCCAAGCGTCCGCAGGACCGCATCGTGCTCTCGAAGGCGAAGGACTCCTTCCGCGAGGTCCTGCCCACCTACGCGAGCCACCACGAGCCCACGGGCAACGGCACGGACACCACCGGCACCTTCCCCGCCTCGGATCCGGCCGCCCAGGACTCGGACAACGACTCCGGCGGCAAGGCCCCCGAGCATCAGCACGTCGTCGGCCGCGCCTCGAACCCGGCACAGGTGGCCGGGCAGGACTACTCGATCGATCACGGCATCGTCTCGATCGCCTCGATCACCTCCTGCACGAACACCTCCAACCCGTCGGTGATGATGGCCGCGGGCCTGCTGGCCCGCAATGCCGCCGACCGCGGTCTGACCTCCAAGCCCTGGGTGAAGACCTCGATGGCGCCCGGCTCCCAGGTGGTCACGAACTACTACACCCGGGCGGGGCTGTGGCCCGCGCTCGAGGAGCTCGGATTCCACCTGGTCGGCTACGGCTGCACCACCTGCATCGGCAACTCCGGTCCGCTGGATCCGGAGATCTCGGACGCCATCGCGGAGAAGGACCTCGCCGTCACCGCGGTGCTCTCGGGCAACCGCAACTTCGAGGGCCGCATCAACCCCGACGTGAAGATGAACTACCTGGCCTCGCCGCCGCTGGTCATCGCCTACGCGCTCGCGGGCACGATGGACTTCGACTTCGAGAACGATCCGCTCGGGCAGGACAAGGACGGAGGTGACGTCTACCTGCGCGACATCTGGCCGAGCCCCACCGAGGTGGAGAAGGTCATCGGCGAATCCATCTCCCAGGAGATGTTCACCGAGGACTACAAGGACGTCTTCACCGGCGACGAGCGCTGGCGGAACCTGGACACCCCCGAGGGCGCGACCTTCGCCTGGGACCAGGAGTCCACCTACGTGCGCAAGCCCCCGTACTTCGAGGGCATGGGCGCCGCTCCGGAGCCCATCACCGATGTCGAGGGCGCCCGCGTGCTGGTCAAGGTCGGCGACTCGACCACCACCGACCACATCTCGCCCGCCGGCGCGATCAAGCTCGACTCCCCGGCCGGCCGGTACCTGCAGGAGCACGGGGTCGCCCGCAAGGACTTCAACTCCTACGGCTCGCGCCGCGGCAACCACGAGGTCATGATCCGCGGCACCTTCGCCAACATCCGCATCCGCAACCAGCTGCTCGACGGCGTCGAGGGCGGATACACGAAGAACTTCCTGACCGGCGAGCAGGAGTTCATCTACGACGCGGCCCAGGCCTACGCCGAGCAGAGCATCCCGCTGGTGGTGCTCGCCGGCAAGGAGTACGGCACCGGCTCCTCGCGCGACTGGGCGGCCAAGGGCACCAAGCTCCTCGGCGTCGAGGTCGTCATCGCCGAGAGCTTCGAGCGCATCCATCGCTCCAACCTCATCGGCATGGGTGTGCTGCCGCTGCAGTTCCCCGAGGGGGAGACCGCCGAGTCCCTGGGGCTCGACGGCACCGAGACCTTCTCGGTCACCGGGGTCACCGCCCTGAACGAGGGGACCGTCCCGAAGACCGTCGCGGTGCTGGCCACCAAGGAGGACGGCACCGAGGTCCGGTTCGACGCGGTGGTCCGCATCGACACCCCGGGCGAGGCGGACTACTTCCGCAACGGCGGCATCCTGCAGTACGTGCTGCGGCAGCTCGTCACCGCGGCCTGA